From the Kitasatospora viridis genome, one window contains:
- a CDS encoding protein kinase domain-containing protein: protein MAQTQQPGDGEEEREPFTGQGPQADPDDALTRETPLPTGAEETTAARAAGQPGGEPYGGPATPGRGTAAALGTLGDGRYRLTHRLGRGGMAEVLAAQDIRLGRTVAVKLLRAELAQDDIARQRFTREAHSVASLNHHSIVAVYDTGEEMVGAESTPYIVMELVEGRTVRELLVGEQEPPVDQALIIIAGVLEALDYSHRHGIVHRDIKPANVIITTAGAVKVMDFGIARALAGGATTMTQTGMVMGTPQYLSPEQALGKPVDHRSDLYAAGCMLYELLTLRPPFVGDTPLAVVYQHVQDPPVPPSRVHNRVPWQLDDLVLRSLAKNPDERFQSADEFRAHVQHALREMHAAGSNYPTTVLGTGTPPGGIAATAATTILGGVGDRTAVLPHGSGGYQTPAAPYQGGGGPHGGGGGYGGGDGDGYDGGYDDGYHEPQPRGRRKALAWGLGALLLAAAGIGIAVAANGGGSTGGTPAAPGASSSAPQSPTDEPTSSSPSPVITPSPSRASHAPSYTPTDGGQQTYQTSRPGRSSSPSASASGSPSASGSGSPSASGGASPSGETTDSPTSGHSTAPPPSPSTKPSGLPTLG from the coding sequence ATGGCACAGACGCAGCAGCCGGGCGACGGCGAGGAAGAGCGCGAGCCCTTCACCGGGCAGGGGCCGCAGGCGGACCCCGACGACGCGCTCACCCGCGAGACGCCTCTGCCAACCGGTGCCGAGGAGACCACCGCCGCCAGGGCGGCGGGCCAGCCGGGCGGCGAGCCGTACGGCGGCCCGGCGACCCCGGGCCGGGGCACCGCCGCCGCGCTCGGCACCCTGGGCGACGGCCGCTACCGGCTGACCCACCGGCTGGGCCGGGGCGGCATGGCCGAGGTGCTGGCCGCCCAGGACATCCGGCTCGGCCGCACCGTGGCGGTCAAGCTGCTCCGCGCCGAGCTGGCCCAGGACGACATCGCCCGCCAGCGCTTCACCCGCGAGGCGCACTCGGTCGCCTCGCTCAACCACCACTCGATCGTCGCCGTCTACGACACCGGCGAGGAGATGGTCGGGGCCGAGTCGACCCCGTACATCGTGATGGAGCTGGTCGAGGGCCGGACCGTCCGCGAGCTGCTGGTGGGCGAGCAGGAACCGCCGGTGGACCAGGCGCTGATCATCATCGCCGGGGTGCTGGAGGCGCTGGACTACAGCCACCGGCACGGCATCGTGCACCGCGACATCAAGCCGGCCAACGTGATCATCACGACCGCCGGCGCGGTCAAGGTGATGGACTTCGGCATCGCCCGGGCGCTGGCCGGCGGGGCCACCACCATGACCCAGACCGGCATGGTGATGGGCACCCCGCAGTACCTGTCGCCGGAGCAGGCGCTGGGCAAGCCGGTGGACCACCGCTCCGACCTGTACGCGGCCGGCTGCATGCTCTACGAGCTGCTGACGCTGCGTCCGCCGTTCGTCGGCGACACCCCGCTGGCCGTGGTCTACCAGCACGTCCAGGACCCGCCGGTGCCGCCCTCGCGGGTGCACAACCGGGTGCCGTGGCAGCTGGACGACCTGGTGCTGCGCTCGCTCGCGAAGAACCCGGACGAGCGGTTCCAGAGCGCCGACGAGTTCCGCGCCCACGTGCAGCACGCGCTGCGCGAGATGCACGCGGCCGGCTCCAACTACCCGACCACGGTGCTGGGCACCGGCACCCCGCCCGGCGGCATCGCCGCCACGGCGGCCACCACGATCCTGGGCGGCGTGGGCGACCGCACCGCCGTGCTGCCGCACGGCTCGGGCGGCTACCAGACCCCGGCCGCCCCGTACCAGGGCGGCGGCGGCCCGCACGGCGGTGGTGGCGGCTACGGCGGCGGTGACGGGGACGGCTACGACGGCGGGTACGACGACGGCTACCACGAGCCGCAGCCGCGCGGCCGGCGCAAGGCGCTGGCCTGGGGGCTCGGCGCGCTGCTGCTCGCCGCGGCCGGCATCGGCATCGCGGTGGCCGCGAACGGCGGCGGCAGCACCGGCGGCACCCCGGCCGCGCCCGGCGCCTCCAGCTCGGCCCCGCAGTCGCCGACCGACGAGCCGACCTCGTCGAGCCCGAGCCCGGTGATCACCCCGTCGCCCAGCCGCGCCAGCCACGCGCCGTCGTACACTCCGACCGACGGCGGGCAGCAGACCTACCAGACCTCCCGGCCGGGGCGCTCCAGCTCGCCGAGCGCCAGCGCCAGCGGCTCGCCCAGCGCCAGCGGTTCGGGCTCGCCGAGCGCCAGCGGCGGGGCCTCGCCGAGCGGCGAGACGACGGACTCGCCGACCTCCGGCCACAGCACCGCGCCGCCGCCCAGCCCGAGCACCAAGCCGAGCGGCCTGCCCACGCTGGGCTGA
- a CDS encoding protein kinase domain-containing protein, producing the protein MSEDGSTGVDQPQAQLHSLGNGRYVLQHLLGQGGMASVHLAHDNVLGRPVAIKTLHTELGREASFRERFRREAQAVARLQHTNIVTVYDSGEELTQDGGTVPYIVMEYVEGHSLRDVLNQAISEHGAMPTEQALSITAAVLAALDVSHDQGLVHRDIKPGNVMVNTKGVVKVMDFGIARAMQSGVTSMTQTGMVVGTPQYLSPEQALGKSVDARSDLYSVGCMLFELLTGQLPFDGDSPFSIAYKHVQEEPPAPSSLNRAVTPAVDALVARALRKDPGHRFPTAETMREEVERVAAGEKSGAAPLMATPLVIGEGPRSAHSSGLKNFPPVNGDINTPAPQVQTPYQPPQAPPYGPQTPPPAQYPTPMPQQQYQTPAPGPYQTPPPQPQFQTPPPAFQQPPAPMSMQMPVQQPNFAPVKSSGNSGCSTALVVVGVVIGLIVLIIIIIAIVISKNTDTTSLPAFPAHTVTAQLSQLLPGQSQV; encoded by the coding sequence ATGAGCGAGGACGGCAGCACCGGAGTGGACCAGCCGCAGGCGCAGCTCCACTCGCTGGGCAACGGCCGGTACGTCCTGCAGCACCTGCTGGGTCAGGGCGGCATGGCCTCGGTCCACCTGGCCCACGACAACGTGCTCGGCCGTCCGGTCGCGATCAAGACGCTGCACACCGAGCTCGGCCGCGAGGCCTCGTTCCGCGAGCGGTTCCGCCGCGAGGCGCAGGCCGTGGCCCGGCTCCAGCACACCAACATCGTCACCGTCTACGACAGCGGCGAGGAGCTCACCCAGGACGGCGGGACCGTCCCGTACATCGTGATGGAGTACGTCGAGGGCCACTCGCTGCGCGACGTGCTCAACCAGGCGATCTCCGAGCACGGCGCGATGCCCACCGAGCAGGCGCTGAGCATCACCGCCGCGGTGCTGGCCGCGCTGGACGTCTCGCACGACCAGGGCCTGGTGCACCGCGACATCAAGCCGGGCAACGTCATGGTGAACACCAAGGGCGTCGTCAAGGTGATGGACTTCGGCATCGCCCGGGCGATGCAGTCCGGCGTCACCTCGATGACCCAGACCGGCATGGTGGTCGGCACCCCGCAGTACCTGTCGCCGGAGCAGGCGCTGGGCAAGAGCGTGGACGCCCGCTCCGACCTCTACTCGGTCGGCTGCATGCTCTTCGAGCTGCTCACCGGCCAGCTGCCGTTCGACGGGGACTCGCCGTTCTCGATCGCCTACAAGCACGTGCAGGAGGAGCCGCCGGCCCCGTCCTCGCTGAACCGCGCCGTCACCCCGGCGGTGGACGCGCTGGTCGCCCGGGCGCTGCGCAAGGACCCGGGGCACCGGTTCCCGACCGCCGAGACGATGCGCGAGGAGGTCGAGCGGGTCGCGGCCGGCGAGAAGTCGGGCGCCGCGCCGCTGATGGCCACCCCGCTGGTGATCGGCGAGGGCCCGCGGTCCGCGCACTCCTCCGGGCTGAAGAACTTCCCGCCGGTGAACGGGGACATCAACACCCCGGCCCCGCAGGTGCAGACGCCCTACCAGCCGCCGCAGGCGCCGCCGTACGGTCCGCAGACCCCGCCGCCGGCGCAGTACCCGACCCCGATGCCGCAGCAGCAGTACCAGACGCCGGCCCCGGGCCCGTACCAGACCCCGCCGCCGCAGCCGCAGTTCCAGACCCCGCCGCCGGCCTTCCAGCAGCCGCCCGCCCCGATGTCCATGCAGATGCCGGTGCAGCAGCCGAACTTCGCGCCGGTCAAGAGCAGCGGGAACAGCGGGTGCTCGACGGCACTGGTGGTGGTCGGCGTGGTGATCGGCCTGATCGTGCTGATCATCATCATCATCGCCATCGTGATCAGCAAGAACACCGACACCACCAGCCTGCCGGCGTTCCCGGCGCACACCGTGACCGCGCAGCTGTCGCAGCTGTTGCCAGGGCAGTCCCAGGTCTGA